The following proteins come from a genomic window of bacterium BMS3Abin14:
- the resA_11 gene encoding thiol-disulfide oxidoreductase ResA has product MGRYRAGIRCAALIGLLGLSVVAAGCAGSTGVVKESSFPKAPSATFTDIDGGSTSLAGYQGKSVVLVNFWGLRCQNCIEEIPFLERLNNKYGSKGLVILGVNTDGVDGKTLKKFMPQLPVKFTYPVIVDPEFKVVDAFQMMAAPLTIIVARDGTVRFRHEGYTPEIEGEYIALIEKLLAE; this is encoded by the coding sequence ATGGGAAGGTATCGAGCGGGAATCAGGTGTGCGGCTCTCATTGGATTGTTGGGCTTATCTGTCGTTGCAGCCGGATGCGCGGGTTCAACGGGCGTGGTTAAGGAATCCAGTTTCCCCAAGGCCCCTTCCGCAACTTTTACGGACATCGATGGTGGCAGCACGAGCCTTGCCGGCTACCAGGGAAAATCGGTGGTCCTGGTGAATTTCTGGGGGCTGCGCTGTCAGAACTGCATCGAGGAAATACCTTTCCTCGAGCGGCTGAACAACAAGTACGGAAGCAAAGGCCTTGTGATATTGGGCGTCAACACAGATGGGGTTGACGGAAAGACCCTCAAGAAATTCATGCCGCAGCTTCCGGTGAAGTTTACCTATCCCGTGATCGTTGATCCCGAGTTCAAGGTGGTCGATGCTTTCCAGATGATGGCGGCGCCCCTGACGATTATCGTTGCCAGAGATGGAACCGTTCGGTTCCGCCACGAGGGGTACACCCCGGAGATCGAGGGTGAGTATATCGCGCTCATCGAAAAGCTCCTGGCCGAATAG